One window from the genome of Rhizobium sp. Pop5 encodes:
- a CDS encoding ABC transporter ATP-binding protein, with translation MAELKLSTVNKAYGTVKVLHDVELDIKDGEFVVFVGPSGCGKSTLLRVIAGLEEVTEGKIAIGGRDVSALSPAERKIAMVFQSYALYPHMSVRKNLAFGLENLKFKRAEIEARIAEAARMLAIEPYLDRRPKQLSGGQRQRVAIGRAIVREPDIFLFDEPLSNLDAALRVQTRAEITKLHREIKTTMIYVTHDQVEAMTMADKIVVLRAGRVEQVGAPLELFDHPRNLFVAGFLGSPRMNIIKGKVAAITESGIAIDVASGGRIVSDADPAGIAVGQEVLAGIRPAHFSRSSGQGLPFVVQYHEGLGTETYVYGNLEGQDEQIIIHEAGHFAPHQGDRLVIDADPARIHLFDPKTELAFARRSGQGRR, from the coding sequence ATGGCAGAACTGAAACTTTCCACCGTCAACAAGGCGTACGGCACGGTCAAGGTCCTGCATGACGTCGAACTCGATATCAAGGACGGCGAATTCGTCGTCTTCGTCGGCCCGTCTGGATGCGGCAAGTCGACCCTGCTGCGCGTCATCGCCGGCCTCGAAGAGGTCACTGAGGGCAAGATCGCGATCGGCGGGCGCGACGTCAGCGCGCTCTCGCCGGCCGAGCGCAAGATCGCCATGGTCTTCCAGTCCTATGCGCTCTATCCGCATATGAGCGTGCGCAAGAACCTCGCTTTCGGCCTCGAAAACCTGAAGTTCAAGCGCGCCGAGATCGAGGCGCGGATCGCCGAAGCTGCGAGAATGCTGGCGATCGAACCCTATCTCGACCGGCGTCCGAAGCAACTTTCCGGCGGCCAGCGCCAGCGCGTGGCGATCGGCCGGGCGATCGTGCGCGAACCCGACATCTTTCTCTTCGACGAGCCGCTGTCGAACCTCGACGCGGCGCTGCGCGTCCAGACCCGCGCCGAGATCACCAAGCTGCACCGCGAGATCAAAACGACGATGATCTATGTCACGCACGACCAGGTCGAGGCGATGACCATGGCCGACAAGATCGTCGTGTTGCGCGCCGGGCGGGTCGAGCAGGTCGGCGCACCGCTAGAGCTCTTCGATCACCCGCGCAATCTCTTCGTCGCCGGCTTCCTAGGCTCGCCGCGCATGAACATCATCAAGGGCAAGGTCGCAGCCATCACGGAAAGCGGCATCGCCATCGATGTAGCCAGCGGCGGCAGGATCGTCAGCGACGCCGATCCCGCCGGCATTGCGGTGGGGCAGGAGGTTCTCGCCGGCATCAGGCCGGCGCATTTCTCGCGCTCCAGCGGGCAGGGTCTGCCTTTCGTCGTGCAGTATCACGAGGGCTTGGGCACCGAGACCTATGTCTACGGCAATCTCGAAGGACAGGACGAGCAGATCATCATCCACGAGGCCGGCCATTTCGCACCTCACCAGGGTGACCGGCTCGTGATCGATGCCGATCCGGCCCGTATTCATTTGTTCGATCCCAAAACCGAGCTTGCTTTTGCCCGTCGATCGGGACAGGGGAGGCGCTGA
- a CDS encoding glycoside hydrolase family 105 protein, translating into MNTASVDSAALQTTIDRVATAFSRLKGIKEGLVTDNGASGIQFDEWDWEVGVGLYGFLRRAISANDQKALQQLVAWYAAQIERGIPPRQINSTAPMLPLAILVQHVDRPDFRALVEDWADWLVKELPKTEDGGFQHVVKERLNDGELWDDTLFMAGLFLAQAGVLCGRNDWIDEAVYQFVIHTRYLSDPVSGLWYHGWTFNGRHNFANAFWARGNAWITVAIPELFDLVPTLAEKDRRFLSNVLVSQVRSLKKYQRPDGMFTTLLDDPSSPLETSATAGIAYGILRAIDAGILDESDKVYAERALAAVLAEIDEEGVVHGVSDGTPMGHDLDFYRRIPNLPTPYGQALTMLLLTEVLIESGRRQ; encoded by the coding sequence ATGAACACAGCATCTGTCGATAGCGCCGCCCTCCAGACGACGATCGATCGCGTGGCGACGGCTTTCAGCCGGCTCAAGGGCATCAAGGAAGGTCTCGTCACGGACAATGGCGCCTCCGGCATCCAGTTCGACGAGTGGGACTGGGAGGTCGGCGTCGGTCTTTACGGGTTCCTCAGACGTGCGATTTCCGCCAATGACCAGAAGGCGCTGCAGCAGCTCGTCGCCTGGTACGCCGCCCAGATCGAACGCGGTATTCCGCCGCGCCAGATCAACAGCACGGCGCCGATGCTGCCGCTGGCCATCCTCGTCCAGCATGTCGACCGCCCCGATTTCCGCGCGCTGGTCGAAGACTGGGCCGACTGGCTCGTCAAAGAATTGCCGAAGACCGAGGATGGCGGCTTTCAGCACGTCGTCAAGGAGCGCCTCAACGACGGCGAATTGTGGGACGACACGCTGTTCATGGCCGGCCTCTTCCTCGCCCAGGCCGGTGTGCTCTGCGGGCGCAACGACTGGATCGACGAGGCCGTCTATCAGTTCGTGATCCACACCCGCTATCTCTCCGATCCGGTGAGCGGCCTCTGGTATCACGGCTGGACCTTCAACGGCCGGCACAATTTCGCCAATGCCTTCTGGGCGCGGGGCAATGCCTGGATCACGGTGGCGATCCCCGAACTCTTCGATCTCGTCCCGACGCTCGCCGAGAAGGACCGGCGTTTCCTGTCGAACGTCCTCGTCAGCCAGGTGCGTTCGCTGAAGAAATACCAGCGGCCGGACGGCATGTTCACGACGCTTCTCGACGATCCGTCCTCGCCGCTCGAAACCTCGGCTACGGCTGGGATCGCCTACGGCATCCTGCGCGCCATCGATGCCGGCATTCTCGACGAGAGCGACAAGGTCTACGCCGAGCGCGCGCTTGCGGCGGTGCTGGCTGAGATTGACGAGGAAGGCGTCGTCCACGGCGTCTCCGACGGCACGCCGATGGGCCATGACCTCGATTTCTACCGCCGCATCCCGAACCTGCCGACGCCTTACGGCCAGGCGCTGACCATGCTGCTTCTGACGGAAGTCCTTATCGAAAGCGGCCGCCGCCAATGA
- a CDS encoding TetR/AcrR family transcriptional regulator → MAAQKKLTRAEQKALRPIQILDAAFEEFVRSGFAGTRVEDIADRVGVTKGTVYVYFETKEKLFEAMINHFSVPFQQLLAITESLSGSVTDRLMSILGLLYDQIAEDRTTRELTRLVIAEGHRFPDLIDRHHDQFIEPVIAKIDGLIVEGVASAEFREVPVEFSDIVVAPILTTTVLRLIFDDRRVPTPDKAAFLRVYFDLLFNGLLTKPR, encoded by the coding sequence ATGGCAGCTCAGAAGAAGCTCACACGCGCGGAACAGAAAGCGCTGCGGCCGATCCAGATCCTGGATGCAGCCTTCGAGGAATTCGTCAGAAGCGGTTTCGCGGGCACGCGCGTCGAAGACATCGCCGACCGGGTCGGCGTCACCAAGGGCACGGTCTACGTCTATTTCGAGACGAAAGAAAAGCTCTTCGAGGCCATGATCAACCACTTCTCCGTGCCCTTCCAGCAGTTGCTAGCAATCACCGAGAGCCTCAGCGGCAGCGTCACCGACAGGCTGATGTCCATTCTCGGCCTGCTCTACGACCAAATCGCCGAAGACCGGACGACCCGCGAGCTGACGCGGCTCGTCATTGCGGAAGGCCACCGGTTCCCCGACCTGATCGACCGCCACCACGATCAGTTCATCGAACCTGTTATCGCCAAGATCGACGGTCTCATTGTGGAAGGGGTTGCGTCAGCGGAATTTCGCGAAGTCCCGGTGGAATTCTCCGACATCGTGGTCGCACCCATTCTGACGACGACGGTTTTGCGGCTGATATTCGACGACCGCCGCGTTCCCACCCCCGATAAGGCCGCCTTCCTGCGGGTCTATTTCGATCTGCTGTTCAACGGCCTGCTCACCAAGCCCCGCTGA
- a CDS encoding ABC transporter substrate-binding protein: MKTYLSGAFALALATVSFAWSSVAMAETQTITFLFTDDDQAYVERMEALSKEFETAHPDIKVNFVSSGYDAVAKQLPVQLAIGEGPDVAKITDWQLAPYYLDMRPLMKDPDGFAKLHGDSLNTLRFPGVNDPNSINGYVASQTFNLPFVNKTLFDQAKEPLPKPTATLKEIVEASARVAKATGAQIPFTMDRSGHRFSGAAFSYGSNYVKDGKFSFPDDAAKRYITDLYNWTKDGSFPKEMWGAAGGTQYKNMGDEFVNGNVVTYIAGNWMVNPFQQKIGDGFDWTAISAPCGDAGCYAMPGGTAIVGFKRTKYPQAVASFIEFLGSEKVQREIAENYVILTGANIKDPQYKLTSKNAKDAMAVFLAARDSAPQAARDLERLKGSGAMYQLIVQRMSQLIVGELSLEDAFKAMSADVDKINVALAANK, translated from the coding sequence ATGAAAACCTATCTCTCAGGGGCTTTCGCATTGGCGCTGGCCACCGTTTCCTTCGCCTGGTCGAGCGTCGCCATGGCGGAAACCCAGACGATCACCTTTCTCTTCACCGACGACGACCAGGCTTACGTCGAGCGGATGGAAGCGCTGAGCAAGGAATTCGAGACGGCGCATCCCGACATCAAGGTGAATTTCGTTTCGTCGGGCTATGATGCCGTCGCCAAGCAGCTGCCGGTGCAGCTCGCCATCGGCGAAGGTCCCGACGTCGCCAAGATCACCGATTGGCAGCTGGCGCCCTATTACCTCGACATGCGCCCGCTGATGAAGGATCCCGACGGCTTCGCCAAGCTGCACGGTGACAGCCTGAACACGCTTCGTTTCCCCGGCGTCAACGATCCGAACTCAATCAACGGCTACGTCGCCTCGCAGACCTTCAACCTGCCCTTCGTCAACAAGACGCTGTTCGACCAGGCCAAGGAACCGCTTCCGAAGCCGACCGCCACGCTGAAGGAGATCGTCGAAGCTTCCGCCCGCGTCGCCAAGGCGACCGGCGCCCAGATCCCCTTCACGATGGACCGCTCGGGCCACCGCTTCTCCGGTGCGGCCTTCTCCTACGGTTCGAACTACGTCAAGGACGGCAAGTTCTCGTTCCCCGACGATGCCGCCAAGCGCTACATCACCGATCTCTACAACTGGACGAAAGACGGCTCCTTCCCCAAGGAAATGTGGGGTGCTGCCGGCGGAACCCAGTATAAGAACATGGGCGACGAGTTCGTCAACGGCAACGTCGTGACCTATATTGCCGGCAACTGGATGGTCAATCCGTTCCAGCAGAAGATCGGCGACGGCTTCGACTGGACGGCAATCAGCGCTCCCTGCGGCGATGCCGGCTGCTATGCGATGCCGGGTGGTACTGCGATCGTCGGCTTCAAGCGCACCAAGTATCCGCAGGCCGTCGCCTCGTTCATCGAGTTCCTCGGCTCTGAAAAGGTCCAACGTGAAATCGCCGAAAACTACGTCATCCTGACCGGCGCCAACATCAAGGATCCGCAGTACAAGCTGACCAGCAAGAATGCCAAGGACGCCATGGCCGTCTTCCTCGCAGCCCGCGACAGCGCGCCGCAGGCCGCCCGCGACCTGGAACGCCTCAAGGGATCGGGGGCCATGTATCAGCTGATCGTGCAGCGGATGAGCCAGCTGATCGTCGGCGAGCTTTCCCTCGAAGACGCCTTCAAGGCGATGAGCGCGGACGTCGACAAGATCAACGTGGCGCTCGCCGCCAACAAGTAA
- a CDS encoding efflux RND transporter periplasmic adaptor subunit, with product MRTILVATAIVCAIGLGSCSDAGGPAEPARREVGVTVAKPEPLVQGGAITGEVRARVQTDLSFRVSGKITDRLVEVGQSVKAGQLLARIDPEEQKADLGVATANLQSAEAQQTQAQLAYDRQQSLFRTQVTTRAALDQAQEALLTAQASTKSAQALFETAQDTLSYTELKADADGVITARNAEVGQVAQAAQVVFTLAHDGDRDAVFEVVESAFLRPIDGDGTVNLLSDPSQKITARVREISPTIDASTGTIRVKVAISSDAPIPLGAPVVGRFRYLSQDVIQLPWSAMTSKDGKPAVWVVDPASSAVSVRAIDVAGYETGSFIVKSGVSAGEVVVTDGTKFLRPGEIVSYVKEASK from the coding sequence ATGAGAACCATTCTGGTCGCCACAGCGATCGTATGCGCCATCGGTCTCGGATCATGCAGCGATGCGGGCGGGCCGGCCGAGCCGGCCCGGCGCGAGGTCGGCGTCACCGTCGCCAAGCCTGAGCCGCTGGTTCAGGGCGGCGCGATCACGGGAGAAGTCCGCGCCCGTGTCCAGACCGATCTGTCCTTCCGCGTCAGCGGCAAGATCACCGATCGGCTGGTGGAGGTCGGCCAGTCCGTCAAGGCGGGGCAACTGCTCGCGCGCATCGATCCGGAAGAGCAGAAGGCGGACCTTGGTGTGGCGACGGCCAATCTTCAATCGGCTGAAGCCCAGCAGACCCAGGCGCAGCTTGCATATGACCGCCAGCAGAGCCTGTTTCGCACCCAGGTGACGACGCGCGCGGCACTCGATCAGGCGCAGGAGGCGCTTCTGACCGCTCAGGCTTCGACGAAGTCGGCGCAGGCGCTCTTCGAAACCGCCCAGGACACGCTGTCCTATACCGAACTCAAGGCGGACGCCGACGGCGTGATCACCGCCCGCAACGCCGAGGTCGGGCAGGTGGCGCAGGCGGCGCAGGTGGTCTTCACCCTTGCCCATGACGGCGACCGGGATGCCGTCTTCGAAGTGGTCGAAAGCGCATTCCTGCGCCCGATCGATGGCGACGGCACGGTGAACCTGCTGTCGGACCCCTCGCAGAAGATCACGGCCAGGGTTCGCGAGATTTCGCCGACGATCGATGCCTCCACCGGAACCATCAGGGTCAAGGTTGCGATATCGAGCGACGCTCCCATTCCGCTCGGCGCTCCCGTCGTCGGCAGGTTCCGTTACCTCTCGCAGGACGTCATCCAGCTTCCCTGGTCCGCAATGACGTCCAAGGACGGCAAGCCCGCCGTCTGGGTCGTCGATCCGGCATCATCAGCGGTTTCCGTCCGGGCAATCGACGTCGCCGGCTACGAGACCGGCAGCTTCATCGTGAAGTCGGGCGTGTCGGCAGGGGAGGTCGTGGTGACCGACGGGACCAAGTTCCTCAGGCCCGGCGAAATCGTGTCTTATGTCAAGGAAGCTTCCAAGTGA
- a CDS encoding LacI family DNA-binding transcriptional regulator, producing the protein MERKVNLKDVARDADVSLSTASHALNGTAPLTIEVRERVLDSAKRLGYLDRRRKKATIATLRVLLLAIPDDAAPESDLNLVSWTILNGLRKECERRGIRIVPYVSAGRRIDGVQVRQIALSERADGIVVLNDDQPELIRSLASSDMPVVIVNGEDPAMLVDTVTPENRFGARLGIDHLLGLGHRRILHLTWKGRTTIRRRYDGFSDAYFAAQLPVPEDLIVEAEGYEPRHGEAAINALLDRDPRMKGATAVFCAADNLALGCLKALADRDIRVPEAISVLGFDDIVPGEFSRPPLSTVSVPTDRLGAAALALIEQRLIANDPQRPAHRLELGCHLVLRGSIAPPR; encoded by the coding sequence GTGGAACGCAAAGTCAATCTCAAGGATGTCGCGCGCGACGCCGATGTATCGCTGAGCACGGCCTCGCACGCGCTGAACGGAACCGCGCCCCTGACGATCGAGGTGCGCGAGAGGGTCTTGGATTCGGCCAAACGTCTCGGCTACCTCGACCGCCGCAGGAAGAAGGCGACGATTGCGACGCTGCGCGTGCTGCTTCTTGCCATTCCCGACGACGCCGCCCCGGAGAGCGATCTCAACCTGGTGAGCTGGACGATCCTCAACGGTCTTCGCAAGGAGTGCGAGCGCCGTGGCATCCGCATCGTGCCCTACGTCAGTGCCGGCAGACGGATCGATGGAGTTCAGGTCCGGCAGATCGCGCTTTCCGAGCGCGCCGACGGCATCGTGGTGCTGAACGACGATCAGCCCGAGCTCATCCGCAGCCTCGCCTCTTCGGACATGCCCGTCGTCATCGTCAACGGCGAGGATCCGGCCATGCTGGTCGATACGGTGACGCCGGAAAACCGCTTCGGCGCACGACTTGGCATCGATCATCTGCTGGGGCTCGGTCACCGCCGCATCCTGCACCTGACCTGGAAAGGCCGCACGACGATCCGGCGCCGGTATGATGGCTTTTCCGATGCCTATTTCGCCGCCCAGCTTCCCGTGCCCGAAGACTTGATCGTGGAGGCCGAGGGATACGAGCCGAGACACGGCGAAGCCGCCATCAACGCGCTGCTCGACCGCGATCCCCGGATGAAAGGCGCCACCGCAGTCTTTTGCGCCGCCGACAACCTGGCGCTCGGCTGCCTGAAGGCTCTGGCCGACCGCGACATACGCGTGCCCGAAGCCATCTCGGTCCTCGGCTTCGACGACATCGTCCCCGGTGAATTCAGCCGCCCGCCGCTTTCGACGGTCAGCGTGCCCACCGACCGTCTCGGCGCGGCGGCCTTGGCACTCATCGAGCAGCGCCTGATCGCCAACGACCCACAACGCCCGGCCCACCGCCTGGAACTCGGCTGCCACCTCGTCCTGCGCGGCAGCATCGCGCCGCCGCGTTAA
- a CDS encoding carbohydrate ABC transporter permease produces the protein MAAGALLSQTGETAMRVVEAPMNAVERVFGRKRMPWLFLAPNLVLFAIFTFLPIAIAVGYAFTGGTNLFVSERPFVGFDNFRALLSCGNYLQPGTCQESLFWTAVWNTLWFVACNVIATLLVALITALILNRAIFARGFFRAMFFYPVLLSPVVIGLIWKWFLDRNGLLNAFFQMLGVPPEIFLLDVGWSRFFVVVVSVWFHMGFYTLILLAGLQAIPKELYEAASIDAASPRRTLFRITLPLLAPNLLVVFILLMIKSVQIFDEAWVLTNGGGPGTANSFIVQYIYQMAFSSDLRLFGLASAASVLMGLVLLVLTLIQLRLGKRMES, from the coding sequence ATGGCGGCTGGTGCATTGCTCTCCCAGACAGGCGAAACGGCGATGAGGGTGGTCGAAGCTCCGATGAATGCGGTGGAGCGCGTCTTCGGCCGCAAACGCATGCCCTGGCTGTTCCTGGCGCCGAACCTTGTTCTGTTCGCCATTTTCACATTTCTGCCGATTGCGATCGCCGTTGGCTATGCCTTCACCGGCGGGACCAATCTTTTCGTCTCGGAACGGCCCTTCGTCGGCTTCGACAATTTCCGCGCCCTGCTCTCCTGCGGCAATTACCTGCAGCCCGGCACCTGCCAGGAATCGCTGTTCTGGACGGCCGTTTGGAACACGCTCTGGTTCGTCGCCTGCAATGTCATCGCCACATTGCTGGTGGCGCTGATTACGGCGCTGATCCTCAATCGGGCGATCTTTGCGCGCGGCTTCTTCCGGGCGATGTTCTTCTATCCGGTTCTCTTGTCGCCCGTCGTCATCGGCCTGATCTGGAAGTGGTTCCTCGATCGCAACGGCCTCTTGAACGCGTTCTTCCAGATGCTCGGCGTGCCTCCGGAGATCTTCCTGCTCGATGTCGGCTGGTCGCGCTTCTTCGTGGTCGTCGTATCGGTCTGGTTCCACATGGGCTTTTACACCCTGATCCTGCTCGCCGGCCTGCAGGCAATCCCCAAGGAGCTCTACGAAGCCGCCTCCATCGACGCCGCTTCACCGCGCCGCACCCTGTTCCGGATCACGCTTCCGCTGCTTGCGCCGAACCTGCTCGTCGTGTTCATCCTGCTGATGATCAAGTCCGTACAGATCTTTGACGAGGCTTGGGTTCTGACCAACGGCGGCGGTCCGGGCACGGCCAATAGCTTCATCGTCCAGTATATTTACCAGATGGCATTCAGCAGCGATCTTCGCCTCTTCGGGCTTGCGTCGGCCGCATCCGTTCTCATGGGGCTGGTGCTTCTGGTTCTCACCCTCATACAGCTGCGCTTGGGCAAGCGAATGGAGTCCTGA
- a CDS encoding glycoside hydrolase family 28 protein produces MSGTSLVAIEPFDGDNTDRLQAEIDSLSASGGGRLELLAGIHICRGLRLRSGVDLHLAAGAILRPVPDYAAYLNTTVSVIAEKSDRGMIVARDARRISLTGEGRIEAGCDSFITGDDETVGTFIPAEFRPRVVVFEGCDEVEISSIHISRSPMWTLHFVDCTDLTVRNVTIENDRRLPNTDGIVLDACRGATIENCKISTADDGICLKTSIGPQGVAIGRCENILVRRCTVQSLSCALKIGTETHGDVTNVVFEDCDVSASNRALGIFSRDGGRISNVRFSRIAVECRETPDGFWGSGEALTVNVVDRVAERPAGAVENLIVEDVAGRMEGAITVIAAASSGIRNVSLARIAIDQQPGALGTGRTYDLRPTNADLAPKADGGGRANAWTRGSDGRVIGLQDYPGGMPAVYVAGVTGILMNEVRITRPEPLPQGWNENDVVETAAPDGSGAWQN; encoded by the coding sequence ATGAGTGGCACCTCGCTCGTCGCGATCGAGCCGTTCGATGGCGACAATACCGACCGTCTGCAAGCTGAGATCGACAGCCTTTCCGCCTCCGGCGGCGGGCGCCTGGAACTCCTGGCAGGCATCCACATCTGCCGGGGCCTGCGGCTGCGCTCCGGCGTCGATCTGCACCTTGCCGCCGGCGCGATCCTGCGTCCCGTGCCCGATTATGCCGCTTATCTCAATACGACGGTTTCGGTGATCGCCGAGAAGTCGGATCGCGGCATGATCGTCGCGAGGGATGCGCGGCGGATCAGCCTGACGGGAGAAGGGCGCATCGAAGCCGGTTGCGACAGCTTCATCACAGGCGACGACGAGACGGTGGGAACCTTCATCCCGGCCGAATTCCGTCCCCGTGTCGTCGTCTTCGAAGGCTGCGACGAGGTCGAGATCAGTTCGATCCATATCAGCCGCTCGCCGATGTGGACGCTGCATTTCGTCGACTGCACCGATCTCACGGTCCGCAACGTCACCATCGAAAACGACCGCCGCCTCCCCAATACGGATGGCATCGTGCTCGACGCCTGCCGCGGCGCCACCATCGAGAATTGCAAGATATCGACCGCCGACGATGGCATCTGCCTGAAGACCAGCATCGGTCCTCAAGGTGTCGCCATCGGCCGGTGCGAAAATATTCTCGTGCGCCGCTGCACTGTGCAAAGCTTGAGCTGCGCCCTGAAGATCGGCACGGAAACCCATGGCGATGTCACCAACGTCGTGTTCGAGGATTGCGATGTCTCGGCTTCCAACAGGGCGCTCGGCATCTTCTCACGTGACGGCGGCCGGATATCGAACGTGAGGTTTTCGAGAATTGCGGTGGAATGCCGCGAAACACCGGATGGTTTCTGGGGCTCGGGGGAGGCGCTGACCGTCAACGTCGTCGACCGCGTCGCCGAACGGCCCGCGGGCGCCGTCGAAAATCTCATCGTCGAGGACGTGGCCGGGCGCATGGAGGGGGCGATCACGGTCATTGCGGCGGCCTCGTCAGGCATCCGCAACGTGTCGCTGGCCCGTATCGCCATCGATCAACAGCCTGGTGCGCTCGGCACCGGCCGGACCTACGACCTGCGCCCGACGAACGCCGACCTCGCGCCGAAGGCCGATGGTGGCGGGCGGGCCAATGCCTGGACCCGAGGTTCGGACGGTCGGGTCATCGGCCTGCAGGACTATCCCGGCGGAATGCCGGCCGTCTACGTGGCCGGTGTCACCGGGATATTGATGAACGAGGTGCGGATCACACGGCCGGAACCTTTGCCGCAAGGCTGGAACGAAAACGACGTCGTGGAAACGGCGGCACCTGATGGGAGTGGGGCATGGCAGAACTGA
- a CDS encoding carbohydrate ABC transporter permease, protein MNPIRFLSRTRRAGRIDITDILSWVWLIGGTLAVLIPVVWAGLSSLKPAAEITRFPPTLLPRTAVEQTVPGYDKPLSLWQVTVDGQSREMAMIRRIGLKAQMVDPANPGPPVGVDVKGITPVQRLTMATENYTDPLTRFNFLTFLRNSVFVTVVATLLTLIVNAMAAFALSKYKFRGDTTVFVIIISTLMIPLAVVMVPAYLVIVGVGLADNLWGVILPTIASPTAVFLLRQYMLTIPDELIEAARVDAASEFCIFWRIILPLTAPALAVLAIFSVLWRWNDFLWPLIVLNSRENFTLQVGLNAFQGEFSVQWHYILAMTFLSLLPVTVVFLFLQKYITTGIAGTGMK, encoded by the coding sequence ATGAACCCGATCCGCTTTCTCTCGCGCACGCGCCGGGCCGGACGCATCGATATCACCGACATACTGTCCTGGGTCTGGCTGATCGGCGGAACGCTCGCCGTGCTCATTCCTGTCGTCTGGGCGGGCCTTTCCTCGCTGAAGCCGGCGGCCGAGATCACCCGCTTCCCGCCGACGCTGCTTCCGCGCACCGCCGTCGAGCAGACCGTGCCCGGCTATGACAAGCCGCTCAGCCTCTGGCAGGTGACGGTTGACGGTCAGTCACGCGAAATGGCCATGATCCGGCGCATCGGCCTCAAGGCCCAGATGGTCGATCCGGCAAATCCCGGCCCGCCCGTCGGCGTCGACGTAAAAGGGATCACGCCCGTGCAACGGCTGACCATGGCGACCGAGAACTACACCGATCCGCTGACACGCTTCAACTTCCTGACCTTTCTCAGGAACTCGGTATTCGTGACCGTAGTTGCCACACTTCTGACGCTCATCGTCAACGCCATGGCGGCCTTTGCGCTGTCGAAATACAAATTTCGCGGTGATACTACCGTCTTCGTCATCATCATTTCGACCCTGATGATCCCGCTCGCCGTCGTCATGGTGCCGGCCTATCTCGTCATCGTCGGGGTCGGGCTTGCCGACAATCTCTGGGGCGTCATCCTGCCGACGATCGCCTCGCCCACGGCCGTTTTCCTGCTGCGGCAATATATGCTGACCATTCCCGACGAACTGATCGAAGCGGCGCGTGTCGATGCGGCGAGCGAATTCTGCATCTTCTGGCGCATCATCCTGCCGCTGACGGCGCCCGCTCTCGCGGTGCTGGCGATCTTCTCGGTGCTCTGGCGCTGGAATGACTTCCTCTGGCCGCTCATCGTCCTCAACAGCCGCGAGAATTTCACCCTGCAGGTGGGTCTCAACGCCTTCCAGGGCGAGTTCTCGGTGCAGTGGCACTATATCCTGGCGATGACCTTCCTCAGCCTGCTGCCCGTCACCGTCGTATTCCTGTTCCTGCAGAAATATATCACCACGGGCATCGCCGGAACGGGCATGAAGTGA